Proteins encoded in a region of the Carassius auratus strain Wakin unplaced genomic scaffold, ASM336829v1 scaf_tig00216973, whole genome shotgun sequence genome:
- the LOC113099575 gene encoding uncharacterized protein LOC113099575, protein MEEKTVAGLKRRMSAEGTNTKLPRRARNPPKKMSLYEPDPSSPRDNQDGLFVFLTFEDGYTAKIFNLCDILNKDDKPIACFRDLTPGEEVLARWSDNKFYKATVDFTGTADKTVDTKKATKKDMKKRDAAAQRFYNLPSLPQAGQSTSAQDHLNTVDQNVIQPPTTWPVYQPPPTGSFLPVQPQHQHATAWPQYQLPVSQSSPNTPQHYQHSTFQSLNQYRTTLSAIPHNSSLSQYSKHHQPHTALPTPSDQTQQQPVLADLDQRRQPPAPTAKESFLKMLYSPNTHQKPAVLGDQSQTSTSEHETSSSSADALIIERDPIPEREPCFISPESAEDRSWKPCEACKTEVEKLVEEKAKLHDVLCGISGEHLEAFRSFLDKVEQIQPQAGVWAPKGRSRQQELYPGSGLFLSSTHLAAIHATAKKDCLRLFHLLFDEFFTAEECQNAVAFGKHGKVPDGKRVLDKFKVNAILTYVMRCSTLDGWTPVEKSKVKKAFINKCRIRATTL, encoded by the exons ATGGAGGAAAAAACAGTTGCAGGACTCAAAAGAAG aatGAGTGCAGAAGGAACTAATACAAAACTGCCCAGAAGAGCGCGAAACCCTCCGAAAAAGATGAGTTTGTATGAACCAGACCCCAGCTCCCCCAGAGATAACCAAGATG gactttttgtatttttgaccTTTGAAGATGGATACACAGCAAAGATTTTTAATCTCTGTGATATACTAAACAAAGATGATAAACCCATCGCTTGCTTTAGAGATCTGACACCAGGAGAAGAAGTACTTGCAAGATGGTCTGACAATAAGTTCTACAAAGCTACAGTAGACTTCACTGGAACAGCTGACAAAACGGTGGATACCAAGAAGGCGACAAAGAAGGACATGAAAAAAAGAGATGCAGCTGCACAAAGATTCTACAACCTTCCATCCCTACCTCAAGCAGGCCAGTCCACCTCTGCACAGGATCACCTAAATACTGTGGACCAAAATGTCATTCAGCCTCCAACAACCTGGCCAGTGTACCAGCCTCCACCTACAGGGTCATTTCTACCTGTCCAGCCACAGCACCAGCATGCAACTGCCTGGCCACAGTACCAACTTCCAGTTTCCCAATCATCACCAAATACGCCACAACATTACCAGCATTCAACATTCCAGTCGCTCAACCAGTATCGAACTACTCTGTCTGCAATTCCACACAATTCCAGCCTTTCGCAGTATTCCAAGCATCACCAGCCTCACACAGCACTACCCACACCTTCAGACCAAACACAACAGCAGCCTGTTTTGGCAGATTTGGATCAGCGAAGACAGCCACCAGCTCCTACAGCCAAAGAAAGCTTCCTCAAAATGTTGTACAGTCCTAATACACATCAAAAACCTGCTGTTCTTGGGGACCAGAGCCAGACAAGCACCTCTGAACATGAGACTTCAAGCTCATCTGCAGATGCTTTAATCATCGAGCGTGATCCAATTCCAGAAAGAGAACCATGTTTCATTTCGCCTGAGTCAGCAGAAGACAGATCATGGAAGCCATGCGAAGCATGCAAGACAGAGGTGGAAAAATTAGTGGAGGAAAAGGCCAAACTGCATGATGTGCTGTGTGGTATAA GTGGTGAGCACCTCGAGGCATTCAGAAGTTTCCTGGACAAAGTGGAACAGATCCAACCTCAGGCTGGTGTTTGGGCTCCAAAAGGCAGATCTCGGCAGCAGGAGCTATATCCAGGAAGTGGCCTCTTCTTGTCCTCGACTCACCTGGCTGCAATCCATGCAACCGCAAAGAAGGACTGCCTTCGCTTGTTCCATCTTCTTTTTGATGAATTCTTTACTGCAGAGGAGTGCCAGAATGCTGTGGCATTTGGGAAACATGGAAAGGTGCCAGATGGGAAGAGAGTCCTGGATAAGTTCAAAGTCAATGCAATTCTAA CTTATGTCATGCGCTGTAGTACACTGGATGGTTGGACACCGGTTGAAAAAAGTAAGGTCAAGAAAGCCTTCATAAACAAATGCCGCATCAGGGccacaacactgtaa